In Alkalidesulfovibrio alkalitolerans DSM 16529, a genomic segment contains:
- a CDS encoding flavodoxin family protein: MYAIAICGSPRKGGNTETLLRRVLAPLNAAGWETELVRVGGKPVRGCIACYKCFENKDMRCSVDTDMFNDVMAKMARAQAIVIGSPTYFTDVSAETKAVLDRSGLVAIANGYAFRGKIGAAVVAVRRGGGTHVYDTINHMYLMSQMIVPGSTYWNLGYGLNPGEVQDDAEALNNMRHLGETIAWLGAAVAPHLGSYPEAGKAAE, from the coding sequence ATGTACGCCATCGCCATCTGCGGCAGCCCGCGCAAGGGCGGCAACACCGAGACCCTTTTGCGGCGCGTTCTGGCCCCGCTGAACGCGGCAGGCTGGGAGACCGAACTCGTGCGCGTGGGCGGCAAGCCCGTGCGCGGTTGCATCGCGTGCTACAAGTGTTTCGAGAACAAGGACATGCGCTGTTCCGTGGACACGGACATGTTCAACGACGTCATGGCGAAGATGGCCAGGGCGCAAGCCATCGTCATAGGCTCGCCCACCTACTTCACTGACGTCAGCGCCGAGACAAAGGCAGTGCTCGACCGCTCCGGACTCGTGGCCATCGCCAACGGCTACGCCTTCCGCGGCAAGATCGGCGCAGCCGTGGTGGCCGTGCGCCGGGGCGGCGGCACCCACGTCTACGACACCATCAACCACATGTATCTCATGTCGCAGATGATCGTGCCCGGCTCCACCTACTGGAACCTGGGCTACGGACTGAACCCGGGCGAGGTGCAGGACGACGCCGAGGCGCTGAACAACATGCGCCACCTGGGCGAGACCATCGCTTGGCTCGGCGCGGCCGTGGCCCCGCACCTGGGTTCCTATCCCGAGGCCGGAAAGGCCGCCGAATAG
- a CDS encoding FadR/GntR family transcriptional regulator, with protein sequence MSQANGKQLLSFIPAQGGRCSEDVALQIEAAIVSGAVRPGESLPSEREMQALFRTGRGVIREALRALKEKGLLEIRKGARGGAFVREPDGSNVGRSLALLLKLHHVSPEHVIEFRESMDRTITVLAIARGEASEKQRLLSGALRLREAARREPPDLDVLAEMDRDLNLSFGRMARNPVFEWVMSALQEGFGSRDHALYEDAEFREQTTDNWVETATRIAAGEPLKALSSIGHHYVLLRRRIQAGGGAGLAPTEFPSPCPDGGEHAGPVQDSGAA encoded by the coding sequence ATGAGCCAGGCAAACGGCAAACAGCTTCTCAGCTTCATTCCTGCCCAGGGCGGCCGCTGCTCCGAGGACGTGGCCCTGCAGATCGAGGCGGCCATCGTCTCTGGAGCCGTCAGGCCCGGCGAGAGTCTGCCCAGCGAGCGCGAGATGCAGGCCCTGTTCCGCACCGGGCGCGGCGTGATCCGTGAGGCGCTGCGCGCGCTCAAGGAGAAGGGACTGTTGGAGATCAGAAAGGGCGCGCGCGGGGGCGCGTTCGTGAGGGAGCCGGACGGCAGCAACGTGGGCCGCTCGTTGGCGCTTCTGCTCAAGCTGCACCATGTCTCGCCGGAGCACGTCATCGAGTTTCGCGAGAGCATGGACAGGACCATCACGGTGCTGGCCATCGCCAGGGGCGAGGCAAGCGAGAAGCAGCGCCTCCTGTCCGGCGCGCTCAGGCTGCGCGAGGCCGCGCGGCGCGAACCGCCCGATCTCGACGTGCTGGCCGAGATGGACCGCGACTTGAACCTGAGCTTTGGCCGCATGGCCAGAAATCCCGTCTTCGAGTGGGTCATGTCGGCCCTGCAGGAGGGCTTCGGCTCGCGCGACCACGCCCTCTACGAGGACGCCGAATTTCGCGAGCAGACCACTGACAACTGGGTGGAGACGGCCACGCGCATCGCAGCCGGGGAGCCGCTCAAGGCGCTCTCCAGCATCGGCCACCACTATGTCTTGCTGCGCCGCCGCATCCAGGCCGGAGGCGGCGCGGGCCTCGCGCCCACGGAATTTCCCTCGCCGTGCCCGGACGGCGGCGAACATGCCGGGCCGGTCCAAGACAGCGGCGCGGCCTGA
- a CDS encoding sensor domain-containing diguanylate cyclase has product MNAKTKLLLAISAILVTAFVGVSALNYTLTRSALHEELLTKDLPLTRDNIHSGLVNQLSRPLMVASSMSADAFLKEWATNGERDVSRITDYLRGIQERYGYLSTFFVSAQTLRYYHFKGLHKVLSPASNHDMWYFGFVRSGREYRLDVDTDEASEGTLTIFLNFRVEDASGRLLGVTGVGLRLEHIADLIRSFQERYERTVYLVDWDGRVQVHSDLSLIERSSIRTMPGVEHLAESILATRGEPQSFEFTRDGRDILLTVRHIEDLDWYVIVEQDETAALSHARMNFLRTVGSGLIASLAVILLTLATINRYQRSLERLAVTDELTGAANRRRLDEAFKRAAYVHRRHGRDFSLVVMDIDDFKRVNDEMGHLAGDRVLKELARLLFTVVRPTDLVVRWGGDEFIVLAETDGGAAFSMAERISRLVRESGLAGPDAAADDPRRGLTICCGVAQYQSGETLDATLRRADAAMYACKSEGGDGVRAAACPTP; this is encoded by the coding sequence ATGAACGCCAAAACCAAGCTGCTCCTCGCCATCTCGGCGATTCTCGTCACCGCCTTCGTGGGCGTGAGCGCCCTGAACTACACGCTCACGCGAAGCGCCCTGCACGAGGAACTTCTGACCAAGGATCTGCCGCTCACCCGCGACAACATCCACTCGGGACTCGTCAATCAGTTGAGCCGCCCGCTCATGGTCGCCTCCAGCATGTCCGCCGACGCCTTCCTCAAGGAATGGGCGACAAACGGCGAGCGGGACGTGAGCAGGATCACCGACTACCTGCGAGGCATCCAGGAGCGCTACGGCTACCTCTCCACCTTTTTCGTCTCGGCCCAGACCCTGCGCTATTACCACTTCAAAGGGCTGCACAAGGTGCTCAGCCCGGCCAGCAACCACGACATGTGGTACTTCGGCTTCGTGCGCTCCGGACGCGAATACCGCCTCGACGTGGACACGGACGAGGCCTCGGAAGGCACCCTGACAATTTTCCTCAACTTCCGGGTCGAGGACGCCTCGGGCCGTCTGCTCGGCGTGACCGGCGTGGGCCTCAGGCTCGAACACATCGCCGACCTCATCCGCTCCTTTCAGGAGCGCTACGAGCGCACGGTCTACCTCGTGGATTGGGACGGCCGGGTGCAGGTGCATTCCGACCTCTCGCTGATCGAGCGCTCCTCCATCCGCACCATGCCTGGCGTGGAGCACTTGGCCGAGAGCATTCTCGCCACCAGAGGCGAGCCGCAAAGCTTCGAATTCACCCGCGACGGTCGCGACATCCTCTTGACCGTGCGCCACATCGAGGATCTCGACTGGTACGTCATCGTGGAGCAGGACGAGACGGCCGCCCTTTCCCATGCGCGCATGAACTTCCTGCGCACCGTGGGCTCGGGCTTGATCGCCTCCCTCGCGGTCATCTTGCTCACGCTCGCGACCATCAACCGCTACCAGCGAAGCCTGGAGCGACTGGCCGTCACGGACGAACTGACCGGCGCGGCCAACCGCAGGCGGCTTGACGAGGCCTTCAAACGCGCGGCCTACGTCCACAGGCGCCACGGGCGCGACTTCAGCCTCGTGGTCATGGACATCGACGACTTCAAGCGGGTCAACGACGAAATGGGCCACCTCGCCGGGGACAGGGTCCTGAAGGAACTCGCCCGACTGCTCTTCACAGTGGTCCGGCCCACCGACCTTGTGGTGCGCTGGGGCGGAGACGAGTTCATCGTCCTGGCCGAAACCGACGGCGGCGCGGCTTTTTCCATGGCCGAGCGCATCTCCCGACTGGTGCGCGAGAGCGGCCTCGCCGGGCCGGACGCGGCTGCGGACGATCCACGGCGTGGCCTCACGATTTGCTGCGGTGTGGCGCAATACCAGTCCGGCGAGACCCTGGACGCCACACTCCGCAGGGCCGACGCCGCCATGTACGCCTGCAAGTCCGAGGGTGGTGACGGCGTGCGCGCCGCCGCCTGCCCCACCCCTTGA
- a CDS encoding radical SAM/SPASM domain-containing protein: MKISSFNRLVDLDDGQKLLVNSLSGALDIVSPALADILRSGNGGVSPDIPQDIRNYLLERRYLLPDGIDEPRATREVYERLGASAMASSALQAVLILGFGCNLRCVYCWQRKQMEGTPASDAVMSARQADLALAALDETGERLGVGGGPATVQLFGGEPLLPRNTALVRHILERCREAGLRTQVTTNGAHLADFLEMFDELGMDEVQVTVDGPAEIHEARRVGSDFAGLMAAMDALLANRHTCVKLRVNVDRSNLTALPRLAEEIIDRQWYANRRFQPYLAPLRDACGVSDGLLRRRAELLSSLLGLTDRMPRLEIFDLIGWDGFLPARSLAHSGRLPMPKTSICDAARNQVVFTPEGLVHLCAEVAHDPDASVGRYDPRLAFDETALSAWRGRTPLDLDECATCALRPQCGGGCMLFDRAKADKSAFCDAVAHCFDIGFRHLHGKGELA; the protein is encoded by the coding sequence ATGAAAATTTCCTCGTTCAATCGCCTTGTCGATCTCGATGACGGCCAAAAGCTGCTCGTAAACAGTCTCTCCGGCGCGCTGGACATCGTCTCCCCGGCCCTGGCCGACATTTTGCGAAGCGGAAACGGCGGCGTCTCGCCCGACATCCCCCAGGACATCCGAAACTACCTCCTCGAACGACGCTACCTGCTCCCCGACGGCATCGACGAGCCGCGCGCGACCCGCGAGGTTTACGAACGGCTCGGCGCGTCCGCCATGGCCTCGTCCGCGTTGCAGGCCGTGCTTATCCTCGGCTTCGGTTGCAACCTGCGTTGCGTCTATTGCTGGCAGCGCAAACAGATGGAAGGAACGCCCGCCAGCGATGCCGTCATGAGCGCCCGCCAGGCCGATCTCGCCCTGGCCGCCCTGGACGAGACGGGCGAACGCCTAGGAGTCGGCGGCGGCCCTGCCACGGTGCAGCTTTTCGGGGGCGAGCCGTTGCTGCCCAGGAACACGGCGCTCGTGCGGCACATCCTCGAACGCTGTCGCGAGGCGGGGTTGCGCACCCAGGTCACGACCAACGGCGCGCATCTGGCCGACTTCCTGGAGATGTTCGACGAACTCGGCATGGACGAGGTGCAGGTGACGGTAGACGGCCCGGCCGAGATTCACGAGGCGCGCCGCGTGGGCAGCGATTTCGCCGGGCTCATGGCGGCCATGGACGCCCTGCTCGCCAACAGGCACACCTGCGTGAAGCTGCGGGTCAACGTCGACCGTTCGAACCTGACTGCGCTCCCCCGGCTCGCCGAGGAGATCATCGACCGCCAGTGGTACGCCAACCGTCGATTCCAGCCCTATCTCGCCCCCTTGCGCGACGCCTGCGGCGTTAGCGACGGGCTTTTGCGCCGCCGCGCGGAGCTTCTCTCCTCCCTGCTCGGCCTGACGGACAGGATGCCGCGCCTGGAGATATTCGATCTCATCGGCTGGGACGGCTTTCTCCCGGCCAGAAGCCTTGCGCACTCGGGACGGTTGCCCATGCCAAAGACCTCCATCTGCGACGCGGCGCGCAATCAGGTCGTCTTCACCCCCGAAGGCTTGGTGCACCTCTGCGCGGAAGTGGCCCACGATCCGGATGCGTCCGTTGGCCGCTACGACCCTCGGCTCGCGTTCGACGAAACGGCCCTGAGCGCCTGGCGGGGCCGTACCCCTCTCGATCTCGACGAATGCGCGACATGCGCGCTCAGGCCGCAGTGCGGCGGAGGCTGCATGCTCTTCGATCGCGCGAAAGCGGACAAAAGCGCATTCTGCGACGCCGTCGCGCACTGCTTCGACATCGGCTTTCGCCATCTGCACGGAAAGGGAGAACTGGCATGA
- a CDS encoding response regulator → MQRFGYSTTKLPKGTEVLNRPVSFYEQHTRLVWIYGGITLSLAGLAALLLVNTARRVAAENALRASEQNYRAVVEGVEAGILLQDSSRRILTWNRTAARIFGIDEAEALGHTSTSRSWSTIHEDGTPFPGEDHPSLHTLRTGQSMRDVIMGVQGPDKTTWININTTPIFVGKSPKPSAVAVIFTDMTERLKTQEALRESEHRFKFLVEDVAHIAVQGYDEERRVIFWNKASETIYGYTEQEALGRRLEDLIIPFAMRDEVIAAIEAWLKEGVRIPAGELILRNKSGGDVPVYSSHVMLENLSGQKELFCIDLDLSEIKRMQRDLVKAKEAAEAANKSKSQFLANMSHELRTPLNGILSNLQLLERTPLDSDQTEFAQTALNAGRQLTRLLGDILDLSRVEAGKLDLSMEPFRLHDLMSDVKQAFGSTSHEKGVSLEFDLDRTAPEVVEGDLFRLRQVLFNLVGNAVKFTAHGFVRTTIHSLPHRRTDTASLLFMVEDSGIGIRPEKLRAILEPFTQAEGGITRRYGGAGLGLTISRKLVELMGGRMCLDSAPGEGTTIWFVLSLRTSASLPVHEAAAPQKALASSRILVVEDEAVNRLAVARMLERMGHFAAQAESGAQAIAMAREGEFDCILMDIQMPDMDGIEAMRAIREQQARDGRPGIPVVALTAHAMAGDRERFLAAGMDGYISKPIEREALTSVLHTVCASRSSSKE, encoded by the coding sequence ATGCAGCGCTTCGGCTACTCCACCACGAAGTTGCCCAAGGGAACGGAGGTTCTCAACCGACCGGTATCCTTCTACGAACAGCATACCCGACTCGTCTGGATATACGGCGGCATCACCCTCTCCCTCGCCGGCCTGGCAGCGCTTCTGCTCGTCAACACCGCGCGCCGCGTGGCGGCGGAAAATGCGCTGCGCGCGAGCGAGCAGAACTACCGCGCGGTCGTCGAAGGCGTCGAGGCGGGCATCCTCCTGCAAGACAGTTCTAGGCGCATCCTGACCTGGAACAGGACCGCCGCCCGCATCTTCGGCATCGACGAGGCCGAGGCACTCGGGCACACCTCGACCTCGCGGAGTTGGTCCACCATCCACGAGGACGGCACTCCATTTCCGGGCGAGGACCATCCTTCGCTGCACACCCTGCGCACGGGCCAATCCATGCGCGACGTGATCATGGGCGTGCAGGGGCCGGACAAGACGACCTGGATCAACATCAACACCACGCCCATCTTCGTCGGCAAATCGCCCAAACCCTCGGCCGTGGCCGTCATCTTCACGGACATGACCGAGCGGCTCAAGACCCAGGAAGCCCTGCGAGAGAGCGAGCACCGCTTCAAGTTCCTGGTCGAGGACGTGGCCCACATCGCCGTGCAGGGCTACGACGAGGAACGACGGGTGATCTTCTGGAACAAGGCCAGCGAGACCATCTACGGCTATACGGAACAAGAGGCTTTAGGTCGCAGGTTGGAGGATCTGATCATCCCGTTCGCCATGCGCGATGAGGTGATCGCGGCCATCGAGGCCTGGCTCAAGGAGGGCGTGCGCATCCCGGCCGGAGAACTGATCCTTCGCAACAAATCGGGTGGGGATGTCCCTGTCTATTCCTCACATGTGATGCTTGAGAATCTCTCGGGGCAAAAGGAGTTGTTCTGCATCGACCTGGACCTGAGCGAGATCAAGCGGATGCAGCGCGACCTGGTGAAAGCCAAGGAGGCCGCCGAGGCGGCGAACAAGTCCAAGAGCCAGTTCCTGGCCAACATGAGCCACGAGCTACGCACGCCGCTCAACGGCATCCTCAGCAACCTGCAACTGCTTGAGCGCACGCCGCTGGACTCCGACCAGACCGAATTCGCCCAGACGGCCCTGAACGCGGGCCGCCAATTGACCAGGCTGCTCGGCGACATCCTCGACCTTTCCCGCGTGGAAGCCGGAAAGCTCGACCTGAGCATGGAGCCCTTCCGCCTGCACGATCTCATGTCCGACGTGAAGCAGGCCTTTGGCTCCACCAGCCATGAAAAGGGCGTGAGCCTCGAATTCGACCTCGACCGGACCGCGCCGGAGGTGGTCGAGGGCGACCTCTTCCGCCTGCGCCAGGTGCTCTTCAATCTCGTGGGCAACGCGGTCAAGTTCACGGCCCACGGGTTCGTCAGGACCACCATCCATTCCCTGCCCCATCGCCGGACGGACACGGCAAGCCTCCTGTTCATGGTCGAGGACTCGGGCATCGGCATCAGGCCGGAAAAGCTGCGCGCCATCCTCGAACCCTTCACCCAGGCCGAGGGAGGCATCACCCGGCGCTACGGCGGCGCGGGGCTCGGGCTGACCATCAGCCGCAAGCTGGTCGAACTCATGGGCGGCCGCATGTGCCTGGACAGCGCCCCCGGCGAGGGAACGACCATCTGGTTCGTGCTTTCCCTTCGCACCTCGGCCTCGCTCCCCGTTCACGAAGCCGCCGCGCCGCAAAAGGCGCTCGCGTCGTCGCGAATCCTGGTGGTGGAGGATGAGGCCGTGAACCGCCTGGCCGTGGCCCGCATGCTGGAGCGGATGGGCCATTTCGCGGCCCAGGCGGAGAGCGGAGCCCAGGCCATAGCGATGGCGCGCGAAGGCGAATTCGACTGCATCCTCATGGACATCCAGATGCCGGACATGGACGGCATCGAGGCCATGCGGGCCATCCGCGAGCAGCAGGCCAGGGACGGACGGCCGGGCATTCCCGTGGTGGCGCTCACCGCGCACGCCATGGCCGGAGACCGGGAGCGGTTCCTCGCGGCCGGGATGGATGGCTACATCTCCAAGCCCATCGAGCGTGAAGCGCTCACGTCCGTGCTCCACACGGTCTGCGCCAGCCGCTCTTCCTCGAAGGAATGA
- the betA gene encoding choline dehydrogenase: protein MSKNYDYIIVGGGSAGSVLANRLSADPENKVLVLEAGHADYRLDFRIHMPAALTYPLAGRFYNWWYESEPEPHMHGRRIYQPRGKVLGGSSCINGMIYIRGNAMDYEKWASNEGLENWDYAHCLPYFKRFEYRLAGADAWQGTGGPLYLTTPKCDNPLFDAFFKAVQEAGYPITRDVNGYRQEGFSRFDGTIYRGRRHNAARAYVHPVKNRRNLTIKLRAQALRIIFSGNRAVGVEYLRGKKKHTAHGAEIICCGGAINSPQLLQLSGVGNGENLRALGIPVIHDLPGVGENLQDHLEVYVQYASKKPVSLFPALKWYNQPWIGMQWLFGRKGVGASNHFEAGGFIRGNDTVAYPNLQYHFLPIAIRYDGSVANQSHGYQVHVGPMNTDVRGHVKLKSADPLQHPEIFFNYLSTEQERRDWLDAIRCTRRIMTQPAFDEFRGPELAPGEKVQSDEEILDFVAREGESAYHPSCTCKMGYDDTAVVDSQLKVHGVSGLRVVDASVMPSITNGNIYSPVMMIAEKAADLILGNTPLAPDNAGYYRHGQE, encoded by the coding sequence ATGTCCAAGAATTACGATTACATCATCGTCGGCGGCGGCTCTGCCGGCAGCGTGCTGGCCAACCGCCTGAGCGCCGACCCCGAAAACAAGGTGCTGGTGCTCGAAGCCGGTCATGCGGACTACCGCCTTGATTTCCGCATCCACATGCCCGCCGCCCTGACCTATCCGCTCGCGGGCAGGTTCTACAACTGGTGGTACGAGTCAGAGCCCGAGCCCCACATGCACGGCCGCCGCATCTACCAGCCGCGTGGCAAGGTCCTGGGCGGATCGAGCTGCATCAACGGCATGATATACATCCGCGGCAACGCCATGGACTACGAGAAGTGGGCCTCCAACGAGGGCCTTGAGAACTGGGACTATGCCCATTGCCTGCCCTATTTCAAGCGCTTCGAGTACCGCTTGGCCGGGGCCGACGCCTGGCAGGGCACGGGCGGGCCGCTCTACCTGACCACCCCCAAGTGCGACAATCCCCTCTTCGACGCCTTTTTCAAGGCCGTGCAGGAGGCCGGATATCCCATCACCAGGGACGTCAACGGCTACCGGCAAGAGGGCTTCTCCAGGTTCGACGGAACCATCTATCGCGGCCGCCGCCATAACGCGGCCCGGGCCTACGTGCACCCCGTCAAAAACCGTCGCAACCTGACCATCAAGCTGCGCGCCCAGGCGCTGCGCATCATCTTCTCGGGCAACCGGGCCGTGGGCGTGGAATACCTGAGGGGCAAGAAGAAGCACACGGCCCACGGCGCGGAGATCATCTGCTGCGGCGGAGCCATCAACTCGCCGCAGTTGCTCCAGCTTTCGGGCGTGGGCAATGGCGAAAACTTGCGCGCCCTCGGCATTCCGGTGATCCACGACCTGCCCGGCGTGGGCGAGAACCTGCAGGATCACCTGGAAGTCTACGTGCAGTACGCGAGCAAGAAGCCGGTCAGCCTTTTCCCGGCGCTCAAGTGGTACAACCAGCCGTGGATCGGCATGCAGTGGCTCTTCGGCCGCAAGGGCGTGGGCGCGAGCAACCACTTCGAGGCGGGCGGCTTCATCCGGGGCAACGACACCGTGGCCTATCCGAACCTGCAATACCACTTCCTGCCCATTGCCATCCGCTACGACGGTTCCGTGGCCAACCAGAGCCATGGCTACCAGGTGCACGTCGGCCCCATGAACACCGACGTGCGCGGCCACGTGAAGCTCAAGTCGGCCGACCCGCTGCAGCATCCGGAGATATTCTTCAACTATCTCTCCACCGAGCAGGAGCGGCGCGACTGGCTGGACGCCATCCGCTGCACGCGCCGGATCATGACCCAGCCCGCCTTCGACGAGTTCAGGGGGCCGGAACTCGCGCCGGGCGAGAAGGTGCAAAGCGACGAGGAGATTCTCGATTTCGTGGCCCGCGAGGGCGAGAGCGCCTACCACCCGAGCTGCACCTGCAAGATGGGCTACGACGACACGGCCGTGGTGGATTCGCAGCTGAAGGTCCACGGCGTTTCGGGCCTGCGCGTGGTGGACGCCTCGGTCATGCCCTCCATCACCAACGGCAACATCTACTCCCCGGTGATGATGATTGCCGAGAAGGCCGCGGACCTGATCCTGGGCAACACCCCCCTGGCCCCGGACAACGCGGGCTATTACCGCCACGGCCAGGAGTAG
- a CDS encoding B12-binding domain-containing radical SAM protein, producing the protein MRIALINPPASRRYVQARDEPLQLEYLAASVRDRADVWLVDAFGLDLSTAETLDVLAETKPDVVGVSLNFAASSRPSLDILRGVREALPEATTLLGGNTATFRARDLCLDPAVDAVVVGEADLTFPEIVDALAVGSPLDGVPGLCIERQGRAVTTKDRPLVENLDALPFPARDLLPLGETYTRSVLTARGCSYGCIYCSATAFWRRRTRIRSVDGILAEVATLVRDKAAYFSFADDCFTIRPERAMAVCDGLAAMGGETAWSCTGRIETISPELLERMAATGCRMIFFGVESGSPRILARLKRRYTPKRVEEVYAMCLAHGIVPSFSFIVGLPFEEPQDVAATFELIRRLEGVECGVHMLTPFPGTPIADKPNDFELTIAPHRAEDLDINTRSFIDTPFADRERTQQNFYDGMGLAMGTVRRKRRFLEHYRPRPGHEPVIA; encoded by the coding sequence ATGAGGATCGCACTGATCAACCCTCCCGCCTCGCGCCGTTACGTGCAGGCCAGGGACGAACCGCTGCAACTCGAATACCTGGCCGCGTCGGTCCGCGACAGGGCCGACGTCTGGCTCGTGGACGCCTTCGGCCTCGACCTCTCCACGGCGGAGACGCTGGACGTCCTGGCCGAAACGAAACCCGACGTCGTGGGAGTGAGCCTGAACTTCGCAGCCTCCTCGCGTCCCTCCCTGGATATCCTGCGCGGGGTGCGCGAGGCCCTGCCCGAGGCGACGACCCTGCTCGGCGGCAACACCGCGACGTTTCGAGCCCGCGATCTCTGCCTGGACCCGGCCGTGGACGCCGTCGTCGTGGGCGAGGCCGACCTGACCTTCCCCGAGATCGTGGACGCCCTGGCCGTGGGCAGCCCCCTGGATGGCGTGCCCGGCCTGTGCATCGAGCGACAGGGCCGGGCGGTCACCACCAAAGACCGCCCCCTGGTCGAAAATCTCGACGCGCTGCCCTTCCCGGCCCGCGATCTCCTGCCCCTCGGCGAGACGTACACGAGAAGCGTGCTCACGGCCCGGGGCTGCTCGTACGGCTGCATCTACTGCTCGGCCACGGCTTTTTGGCGCCGCCGCACCAGGATACGCAGCGTCGATGGCATCCTGGCCGAGGTCGCGACCCTGGTCCGGGACAAAGCCGCCTACTTTTCCTTCGCGGACGACTGCTTCACCATTCGTCCCGAGCGAGCCATGGCCGTGTGCGACGGACTCGCCGCCATGGGCGGCGAAACGGCCTGGAGTTGCACGGGGCGCATCGAGACGATCTCCCCCGAGCTTCTTGAACGCATGGCCGCGACGGGCTGCCGCATGATCTTCTTCGGCGTCGAGTCGGGCAGCCCCCGCATCCTGGCCCGCCTCAAACGACGCTACACCCCGAAGCGAGTGGAAGAGGTCTACGCCATGTGTCTCGCCCACGGCATCGTGCCGTCCTTCTCCTTCATCGTGGGCCTGCCTTTCGAGGAGCCCCAGGACGTGGCCGCGACCTTCGAACTCATACGCAGACTCGAAGGAGTGGAATGCGGCGTGCATATGCTCACGCCGTTCCCCGGCACCCCCATCGCCGACAAGCCGAACGACTTCGAACTTACCATCGCCCCGCACCGGGCCGAGGACCTGGACATCAACACCCGATCGTTCATCGACACCCCCTTCGCCGACCGCGAACGCACGCAGCAGAACTTCTACG
- the betB gene encoding betaine-aldehyde dehydrogenase: MLRKKMYIDGTWVEARSGKTSRTSNPFDQSILAEVPSGDREDARAAITAARRAFDHGPWSGVTGPERGRMLQRLADLVVREREDLARLETLDTGKTLEESRWDMDGVAEIFRYYAGLADKDEGEVIASPVASSTSLLLREPIGVCGQIMPWNYPLLQASWKMAPALAAGCAIVMKPSEITPLSTIRITELAEEAGYPPGVVNLVLGPGRSVGAELAESLDVDMISFTGGAVAGRKIVMAASGNMKKLALELGGKNPNIVFADADFDLAVDQALNAVFFHAGQICSAGTRLMVEDAIHDEFVEALAARIARIRLGDGMDPATEMGPLISAGHLAKVEEYAAIGRAEGAKLLVGGKRPEDAALQDGFFFEPTLFAQCTAAMRIVREEVFGPIITVERFAGEKEAVRLANDTEYGLSAGFFTRDPDRIHRVARALRFGTVWVNDFNVYFAQAPWGGYKQSGMGRELGRIGLEEYQEVKHVFQNHDPKPLGWFGGARG, encoded by the coding sequence ATGCTGAGAAAGAAGATGTACATCGACGGAACGTGGGTTGAGGCGCGCTCGGGCAAAACGAGCCGCACTTCAAATCCGTTCGACCAAAGCATCCTGGCCGAGGTTCCTTCCGGGGACCGCGAGGACGCGCGCGCGGCAATTACGGCCGCGCGCCGCGCCTTCGACCATGGGCCATGGTCAGGCGTCACCGGTCCCGAGCGCGGCCGCATGCTGCAACGGCTGGCCGATCTCGTGGTCCGCGAGCGCGAGGATCTGGCCCGGCTCGAAACCCTGGACACGGGCAAAACCCTGGAGGAGTCGCGCTGGGACATGGACGGCGTGGCGGAGATATTCCGCTACTACGCCGGGCTGGCCGACAAGGACGAGGGCGAGGTCATCGCCTCGCCCGTGGCGTCGAGCACGAGCCTTCTGCTGCGCGAGCCCATCGGCGTGTGCGGCCAGATCATGCCCTGGAACTACCCGCTGCTGCAGGCCTCGTGGAAGATGGCCCCGGCCCTGGCGGCGGGCTGCGCCATCGTCATGAAGCCGAGCGAGATCACGCCGCTCTCGACCATCCGGATCACCGAACTGGCCGAGGAGGCCGGGTATCCGCCGGGCGTGGTCAATCTCGTCCTGGGGCCTGGGCGCAGCGTGGGCGCGGAACTGGCCGAGAGCCTGGACGTGGACATGATCTCCTTCACTGGCGGCGCGGTGGCCGGGCGAAAGATCGTCATGGCCGCAAGCGGCAACATGAAGAAACTGGCCCTGGAACTCGGCGGCAAGAATCCCAACATCGTCTTCGCCGATGCCGACTTCGATCTGGCCGTGGACCAGGCCCTGAACGCGGTCTTCTTCCACGCCGGGCAGATATGCTCGGCCGGGACCAGGCTTATGGTCGAGGACGCCATCCACGACGAGTTCGTGGAGGCGCTGGCCGCGCGCATCGCGCGCATCCGTCTGGGCGACGGCATGGACCCGGCCACCGAGATGGGGCCGCTCATTTCGGCCGGGCATCTGGCCAAGGTCGAGGAATACGCGGCCATCGGCAGGGCCGAAGGGGCGAAGCTCCTGGTCGGCGGGAAGCGGCCCGAGGACGCCGCGCTGCAGGATGGCTTCTTTTTCGAGCCGACCCTGTTCGCGCAGTGCACGGCCGCGATGCGCATCGTGCGCGAGGAGGTCTTTGGCCCGATCATCACCGTGGAGCGCTTCGCGGGCGAAAAAGAGGCCGTGCGCCTGGCGAACGACACGGAGTACGGCCTCTCGGCCGGGTTCTTCACCCGCGACCCGGACCGCATCCACCGGGTCGCGCGGGCGCTTCGCTTCGGCACGGTCTGGGTCAACGACTTCAACGTCTATTTCGCCCAGGCCCCCTGGGGCGGCTACAAGCAGTCCGGCATGGGGCGCGAGCTCGGCCGCATCGGCCTCGAAGAATACCAGGAAGTCAAACACGTCTTCCAAAACCACGACCCCAAACCCCTGGGCTGGTTCGGCGGCGCACGCGGCTGA